The Microplitis mediator isolate UGA2020A chromosome 8, iyMicMedi2.1, whole genome shotgun sequence genome has a window encoding:
- the LOC130672862 gene encoding DNA repair protein XRCC3 codes for MSNFKTAYKLSKNLNDNFLTTGCKIIDNLLRGGISKRGITQFYGIAGSGKTQLALQLCLTSQIPTSSGHQTGVIYICTEAKFPSRRFQQLLQMSPIAKKYNINGNKVFIEHISTVDDLESCIVHKIPVMLTREEIGLIVIDSIAAPYRVEYETLNLKDRAKSLRSIGRALHNYSKNNICIICINQLTAAIDDNLITDRVCNNGTPALGIIWACQVTNSFCFCKFNDQRHIHTRESPYLDRKTLTFCVNNEGVYGLDEIT; via the exons atgtcaaattttaaaacggcctataaattgtcaaaaaatttaaatgataattttttaaccacTGGCTGTaagataattgataatttattacgcGGTGGTATTTCGAAACGAGGAATTACACAGTTTTATGGGATTGCTGGTTCTGGAAAAACACAATTAGCTTTGCAATTATGTTTAACATCACAAATACCGACTTCAAGTGGTCATCAAActg gtgttatttatatttgtacaGAAGCTAAATTTCCATCTAGACGTTTCCAACAGTTATTACAAATGTCACCAATTGCTAAAAAGTATAACATTAATGgaaataaagtatttattgAACATATATCAACAGTA gATGATTTGGAGAGTTGCATAGTACATAAAATACCAGTCATGCTAACAAGAGAAGAAATAGGATTGATCGTAATTGATTCGATAGCTGCACCATATCGTGTTGAATATGAAACTCTTAATTTGAAAGATCGCGCGAAAAGTCTGCGTAGTATTGGCAGAGCtttacataattattcaaaGAATAATATCTGTATCATTTGCATCAATCAATTAACAGCAGCAATCGATGATAATTTGATTACTGATCGAGTTTGCAATAATGGAACACCAGCTCTTGGTATTATTTGGGCTTGTCAAGTAACAAATTCATTctgtttttgtaaatttaacgaTCAACGGCACATACATACCAGAGAATCTCCGTATTTAGACAGAAAAACTTTAACTTTTTGTGTCAATAACGAAGGAGTCTATGGTTTAGATGAAattacatag